In one Solanum lycopersicum chromosome 11, SLM_r2.1 genomic region, the following are encoded:
- the LOC101258032 gene encoding CBL-interacting serine/threonine-protein kinase 3 produces the protein MNQAKIKRRVGKYEMGRTIGEGTFAKVKFARNSETGEAVAIKILDKDKVLKHKMAEQIKREIATMKLIRHPHVVQLYEVLASKTKIFIVLEFVTGGELFDKIVNHGRMHEKEARKYFQQLINAVDYCHSRGVYHRDLKPENLLLDVNGNLKVSDFGLSALSQQVRDDGLLHTTCGTPNYVAPEVLNDHGYDGTTADLWSCGVILFVLLAGYLPFDDSNLINLYKKISAAEFTCPPWMSFGAMKLITRILDPNPMTRITISEILEDEWFKKDYKSPIFNEKGDANLDDVEAVFKDSEEHHVTEKKEEQPTPMNAFELISMSKGLNLGNLFDEQEFKRETRFTSKCSANEIISKIEEAAKPLGFDVHKKNYKMRLENVKAGRKGNLNVATEVFQVAPSLHMVEVRKAKGDTLEFHKFYKNLSTSLEDVVWKTEEDMQAR, from the exons ATGAATCAGGCAAAAATCAAGCGCAGAGTTGGTAAATATGAAATGGGAAGGACAATTGGTGAGGGAACATTTGCTAAAGTTAAGTTTGCGAGGAATTCGGAGACAGGAGAAGCTGTAGCGATCAAGATTCTTGATAAGGATAAGGTCCTTAAGCACAAAATGGCTGAGCAG ATAAAGCGGGAGATAGCTACAATGAAGTTAATTAGACATCCACATGTCGTTCAGTTATACGAG GTGTTGGCTAGCAAGACAAAGATATTCATTGTTCTGGAGTTCGTTACAGGCGGAGAGCTCTTTGACAAAATT GTAAATCATGGACGGATGCATGAAAAAGAAGCAAGGAAATACTTTCAGCAGCTTATTAATGCTGTTGATTATTGTCATAGCAGGGGAGTCTACCATAGAGATTTAAAG CCTGAGAATTTACTCTTGGATGTCAATGGAAACCTCAAGGTTTCTGATTTTGGATTGAGTGCTCTGTCCCAGCAAGTCAGG GATGATGGCTTACTCCACACCACATGTGGAACTCCCAACTATGTTGCTCCTGAG GTACTCAACGATCATGGATATGATGGTACAACCGCGGATCTGTGGTCGTGCGGAGTCATACTCTTTGTATTGCTTGCAGGTTACTTGCCTTTTGATGACTCCAATCTTATTAACCTGTATAAAAAA ATCTCTGCTGCTGAATTTACATGTCCTCCTTGGATGTCTTTTGGTGCTATGAAGTTAATTACTCGCATCTTGGATCCGAACCCTATGACA CGTATCACCATCTCAGAAATTCTGGAGGATGAGTGGTTCAAGAAAGATTATAAATCTCCCATTTTTAATGAGAAAGGAGATGCCAACCTGGATGATGTTGAAGCTGTCTTCAAGGATTCTGAA GAACATCATGTAACAGAGAAAAAGGAAGAGCAGCCAACTCCCATGAATGCATTCGAGTTGATTTCAATGTCAAAAGGACTCAACCTTGGGAATCTCTTCGATGAACAG GAATTTAAGAGAGAAACAAGGTTCACATCTAAATGCTCGGCCAATGAAATTATCAGTAAGATTGAAGAAGCTGCAAAGCCCCTCGGTTTTGATGTTCACAAAAAGAACTACAAG ATGAGACTTGAAAATGTCAAAGCTGGAAGAAAAGGGAACCTTAATGTTGCCACTGAG GTATTTCAAGTTGCCCCTTCTCTTCATATGGTTGAAGTCCGAAAGGCAAAAGGAGATACTTTGGAATTCCACAAG TTCTACAAGAATCTTTCGACTAGTCTAGAGGATGTAGTGTGGAAAACTGAAGAGGACATGCAAGCTAGGTAG